From the genome of Deinococcus roseus, one region includes:
- a CDS encoding putative bifunctional diguanylate cyclase/phosphodiesterase: MPIWDELSDAIESGVIVTNPQGYCIYSNAYARNLLPLDQPDLPFESFFSDPELSSLFRGEQLPTQGQHLTAHLKTHLQQQNSEMHLFVKRRPEGGAVVFVNPAHPEFMQVKQSEERFRSLVEISPDAICMLGERLDIVYTNASMAALLGVSEQQAVRLNLWHLVHPEDQTFLLQLIQALPSEKQVLPPTEQRWINNAGELLEVEVVCRSWIEPDTSERITVLIARDIRGRKEAERQLRESEARHRTMLNAIPDTVFLLDQQGACKDVHSPNPELLAAPIEVFLGKKIYDLFPESLAETFEHVIQKALDTAELQTIEYGLDLGDRVQFFEARVMRHSNQDVLAVVRDITAQKDSLERLEYLNQSDQLTGLYNRAFLQETADQLIFTADPHNVVGVMLWDVNRFKDINDSLGFATGDELLKAVARKLRKHIAHPDLLGRLDGDEFAMVLRRSSISELMQVAYNVQNSFEQPLHFGGQQHTLSLAMGLAIYPQQGQTYHDLLREANSALRYAKLNRQGIAVYRPEFDLPSSERMLIEQELRDAIQTRNLVLQYQPLWDIHQQKLWGVECLVRLHNRSGRFIPPEEFIELAEETGLIRRLDQRVIELAMEELQDSHFVCSVNLSPSTIRDSEFFEWMHDFARKLGDRASKLQIEVTEGTLMQERDVVVARLEDMRKWGVKVALDDFGVGYSSMGYLRHLPLDVLKLDRSFTTYLGESETDNRLMESLIQLGHGLGFTVIAEGVETAEQVEWLREHHCDLIQGYHISRPLGHQDLLRWMGALR, encoded by the coding sequence ATGCCAATCTGGGATGAATTGAGTGATGCAATTGAAAGTGGCGTGATTGTGACCAACCCCCAGGGGTACTGCATTTACAGCAACGCTTACGCCCGCAACCTGCTGCCGCTCGATCAGCCGGACCTTCCTTTTGAGAGTTTTTTCAGTGACCCTGAGCTGTCCAGCCTGTTTCGCGGAGAGCAGTTGCCCACCCAGGGCCAGCACCTGACCGCCCACCTGAAAACCCACCTGCAGCAGCAGAATTCCGAAATGCACCTGTTTGTGAAAAGGCGCCCGGAAGGTGGAGCCGTGGTGTTTGTGAATCCCGCGCATCCAGAATTCATGCAGGTGAAGCAAAGCGAAGAACGCTTCCGTTCGCTGGTGGAGATTTCCCCCGATGCCATCTGCATGCTGGGAGAGCGCCTGGACATCGTGTACACCAATGCCAGCATGGCGGCCCTGCTGGGGGTTTCTGAACAGCAGGCTGTGCGCCTGAATCTGTGGCACCTTGTACACCCGGAAGACCAGACCTTCCTGCTGCAATTGATCCAGGCCCTCCCCTCTGAAAAACAGGTTCTGCCCCCCACCGAGCAGCGCTGGATCAACAACGCAGGAGAACTGCTGGAGGTCGAGGTGGTCTGCCGCTCCTGGATCGAACCGGACACCTCCGAGCGCATCACCGTGCTGATTGCCCGCGACATCCGGGGGCGCAAAGAGGCAGAGCGGCAACTGCGGGAAAGCGAAGCCCGACACCGCACCATGCTGAATGCCATCCCTGACACGGTTTTCCTGCTGGACCAGCAAGGCGCATGCAAAGATGTGCATTCTCCGAACCCCGAACTGCTGGCTGCTCCCATCGAGGTTTTTCTGGGGAAAAAAATTTATGACCTTTTTCCAGAAAGCCTGGCGGAAACCTTTGAACATGTGATCCAGAAAGCCCTGGACACCGCAGAGTTGCAGACCATCGAATATGGTCTGGACCTGGGAGACCGGGTGCAGTTCTTCGAGGCCCGGGTGATGCGCCACAGCAACCAGGATGTGCTGGCCGTGGTGCGGGACATCACCGCCCAGAAAGACTCGCTGGAACGTCTGGAGTACCTCAACCAGTCCGACCAGTTGACCGGCCTCTACAACCGGGCCTTCCTGCAGGAAACGGCGGACCAGTTGATCTTCACGGCAGACCCACACAACGTGGTGGGGGTGATGCTGTGGGACGTCAACCGCTTCAAGGACATCAACGACTCGCTGGGTTTTGCCACCGGAGATGAACTGCTCAAAGCGGTGGCACGCAAACTCCGCAAGCACATCGCCCATCCGGATTTGCTGGGCAGGCTGGACGGCGATGAGTTTGCCATGGTGCTCAGGCGCTCCTCGATTTCTGAACTGATGCAGGTGGCCTACAACGTGCAGAACAGCTTTGAGCAACCCCTGCATTTTGGAGGGCAACAGCACACCCTCTCACTGGCGATGGGACTGGCCATTTATCCCCAGCAGGGCCAGACCTACCATGACCTGCTCAGGGAGGCCAATTCTGCCCTCAGGTACGCCAAACTCAACCGTCAGGGCATTGCAGTGTACCGACCCGAATTTGATTTGCCTTCCAGCGAACGCATGCTGATCGAGCAGGAACTCCGGGATGCCATCCAGACCCGCAATCTGGTGCTGCAATACCAGCCATTGTGGGACATCCACCAGCAGAAACTGTGGGGGGTGGAGTGCCTGGTGCGCCTGCACAACCGCTCAGGCCGCTTCATTCCTCCCGAGGAATTCATTGAACTGGCCGAGGAAACCGGACTCATCCGCCGCCTGGACCAGCGGGTGATTGAACTGGCCATGGAAGAACTGCAGGACAGCCATTTCGTGTGCTCGGTGAATTTGTCTCCCAGCACCATCCGGGATTCCGAATTCTTTGAATGGATGCATGATTTTGCCCGCAAACTGGGAGATCGGGCTTCCAAACTGCAAATTGAAGTGACCGAAGGAACCCTGATGCAAGAACGTGATGTGGTGGTGGCCCGGCTGGAAGACATGCGCAAATGGGGGGTCAAAGTGGCCCTGGACGATTTCGGGGTGGGGTACTCCTCGATGGGCTACCTGCGGCATTTGCCACTGGACGTGCTGAAACTGGACCGCAGCTTCACCACCTACCTGGGCGAATCGGAAACCGACAACCGCCTGATGGAAAGCCTGATCCAGCTCGGACATGGCCTGGGCTTCACGGTGATTGCTGAGGGGGTGGAAACCGCAGAACAGGTGGAGTGGCTGCGCGAACACCACTGCGATCTGATTCAGGGCTACCACATCTCCAGACCCCTGGGACACCAGGATCTGCTGCGCTGGATGGGTGCATTGCGGTGA
- a CDS encoding metallophosphoesterase: MYDIIGDIHGCSAELQRLLKQLGYSARYRHPDERQLVFVGDIADRGPQVVEAYQLVMRLVREGVAQCVMGNHDLRILNHLSGQGKIDSPNTRQSIQQIEAAPRAFQADLLSFLSGLPSQLMLDHGMLMVAHAGLPAEFHGVNTQMARDIAIHGERVMHNGKLTRVDWTKDYHGLSLVVYGHTPVRKVRWVNNTVNIDTGCVFGGKLTALLYPERTTVSVPASRVYNIKSGVWDQFGI; this comes from the coding sequence ATGTACGACATCATAGGTGACATCCATGGATGCTCTGCAGAACTGCAGCGCCTCCTCAAACAACTCGGGTATTCGGCCCGCTACCGGCACCCCGATGAACGTCAGCTGGTTTTTGTCGGCGACATTGCAGACCGGGGACCCCAGGTGGTGGAAGCCTACCAGCTTGTCATGCGGCTGGTGCGTGAAGGGGTGGCCCAGTGCGTGATGGGCAACCATGACCTGCGCATCCTCAACCACCTGTCCGGGCAGGGCAAAATCGATTCTCCCAACACCCGCCAATCCATCCAGCAGATTGAAGCTGCCCCCAGAGCATTCCAGGCCGACCTGCTGAGTTTCCTCAGTGGCCTGCCTTCGCAGCTGATGCTGGACCACGGCATGCTGATGGTGGCCCACGCCGGACTGCCCGCCGAATTCCATGGGGTCAACACCCAGATGGCCCGCGACATTGCCATTCACGGCGAGCGGGTGATGCACAACGGCAAACTCACCCGGGTGGACTGGACCAAGGATTACCACGGCCTTTCTCTGGTGGTGTACGGCCACACCCCGGTGCGCAAGGTTCGCTGGGTCAACAACACCGTCAACATCGACACCGGCTGTGTGTTCGGAGGCAAACTGACCGCCCTGCTCTACCCGGAGCGCACCACCGTCAGTGTGCCCGCCTCAAGGGTGTACAACATCAAATCCGGGGTGTGGGACCAGTTCGGGATCTAA
- a CDS encoding GNAT family N-acetyltransferase, whose product MFDLAPLDLPTEMRTERLLLRIPSMQDADVFHALMESSFEHLQRWMPWAKTLPDLQITRERMQQSIQNFLDRKEHLRFMIVRRSDGALMGTSIFNFLDWDTPKAEIGYWLGEEFCHQGYMQEAVKAMLDYGFKEMGLHRIEVCTDEENLPSRRIPEKLGFTLEAVLREERRHHLDPEKYINFCIYGLLRREYRG is encoded by the coding sequence ATGTTTGACCTTGCCCCGCTCGATCTTCCCACAGAAATGCGCACCGAACGCCTGCTGCTGCGCATTCCCAGCATGCAGGACGCCGATGTTTTTCATGCCCTGATGGAATCTTCTTTTGAACACCTGCAGCGCTGGATGCCCTGGGCCAAAACCCTCCCGGACCTGCAGATCACCCGTGAACGCATGCAGCAGAGCATCCAGAATTTTCTGGACCGCAAGGAGCACCTGCGCTTCATGATTGTGCGCCGTTCAGATGGCGCCCTCATGGGCACTTCCATCTTCAATTTTCTGGACTGGGACACCCCCAAGGCCGAAATCGGTTACTGGCTGGGAGAGGAATTTTGCCACCAGGGATACATGCAAGAAGCCGTGAAAGCCATGCTGGATTATGGTTTCAAAGAAATGGGCCTCCACCGCATTGAAGTCTGCACTGATGAAGAAAACCTGCCCTCCAGACGCATCCCAGAAAAACTGGGTTTCACCCTGGAGGCTGTACTGCGAGAAGAACGCAGGCACCACCTGGACCCGGAAAAATACATCAATTTCTGCATTTATGGGTTGCTCAGGAGGGAATACAGGGGTTAG
- a CDS encoding GGDEF domain-containing protein — MILPRFPWSRMALPLLAAGGVLLLVHLYPAHLIGLLVAGVIAATLLLYPLPAGPVGALVLVMLIVLGWNAPLGNQTLLVAGLLMLANLIGLAYRKPRNAPPATTTQSLLIGLWSELEDSPTVDSVLNYTREFLLNSGVKSVEYHHSVMQTLPNTYAIYALNQRVTQMEIRGVPAHIQLDDLLKVIEARLSQIARNQENAFLNYITLELQDAHNLKEGAQQVCYALLSHRNYTRCGVYVYSKNLFQPYAHTLMEAQTIDFGHNLLWKAYLEQRALFTHDEDTARGHGLKDFEKSAVAIIPLPSLSRSRAFLVVGRKEYERWDSEEQEFLSNLGRQLGMLIQKQTLLERLGKSEAILSALRSLSLDELNSLLMTAAADLLPGAQYGALLIREDQHYRMVASQGLDLGPLAHVRIPEADVLVWYGGSQEDCLKGIPRIRRLGHNDPEVQRIQTEVLQDLVPLSRLQADLCVPIVHDGQMLAFLSLNNMLDRHAFDQDALEVAGLLGSQLAVIVQEARLRQELSEAAATDPLTGLPNRRALDNLIPLGLASLKRSGQPASFLLMDLNGFKAINDHFGHKFGDDILKQVGLALKSVQRSTDLIFRLGGDEFLAYLPSTSPLEARQAAERFQTAIQELSLRGFPLGASIGMSLFPEDAELLQDLVRLADERMYEEKQAYYELRSGRNP; from the coding sequence ATGATCCTGCCCCGTTTTCCCTGGAGCCGCATGGCTTTGCCTTTGCTGGCCGCTGGAGGGGTGTTGCTGTTGGTGCACCTTTACCCGGCCCACCTGATTGGCCTGCTGGTGGCCGGCGTGATTGCCGCAACCCTGCTGCTTTATCCCCTGCCTGCTGGCCCCGTGGGGGCCCTGGTGCTGGTGATGCTGATTGTGCTGGGCTGGAATGCCCCGCTGGGCAACCAGACCCTGCTGGTCGCAGGCCTGCTGATGCTGGCCAACCTGATTGGCCTGGCCTACCGCAAACCCAGAAATGCCCCTCCTGCCACCACCACCCAGTCCCTCCTGATCGGGCTGTGGAGCGAACTGGAAGACAGCCCCACCGTGGACAGCGTGCTGAACTACACCCGTGAGTTTTTGCTCAACTCCGGGGTCAAGTCGGTGGAATACCACCACAGTGTGATGCAAACGCTGCCCAACACCTACGCCATTTACGCCCTCAACCAGCGGGTCACCCAGATGGAAATCCGGGGGGTGCCTGCCCACATTCAATTGGATGATTTGTTGAAAGTGATTGAGGCCCGCCTGTCGCAGATTGCCCGCAACCAGGAAAACGCCTTCCTGAACTACATCACCCTGGAACTGCAGGACGCCCACAACCTCAAAGAAGGGGCGCAGCAGGTGTGTTACGCACTGCTTTCCCACCGCAACTACACCCGTTGCGGGGTGTACGTGTACAGCAAGAATTTGTTTCAGCCTTACGCCCACACCCTGATGGAAGCCCAGACCATTGATTTTGGGCACAACCTGCTGTGGAAAGCCTACCTGGAACAGCGGGCGCTGTTCACCCACGATGAAGACACTGCCCGTGGACACGGCCTGAAAGACTTTGAAAAATCTGCAGTGGCCATCATTCCCCTGCCCTCCCTGAGCCGCTCACGGGCTTTCCTGGTGGTGGGGCGCAAAGAGTACGAACGCTGGGACAGCGAAGAACAGGAATTTTTAAGCAACCTGGGCAGGCAGCTGGGCATGCTGATCCAGAAGCAAACCCTGCTGGAACGGCTGGGCAAAAGCGAGGCCATCCTGAGTGCGCTCAGGTCCCTCAGCCTGGATGAACTCAACTCCCTCCTGATGACCGCAGCTGCAGACCTGCTGCCTGGAGCACAATACGGAGCCCTCTTGATCCGTGAAGACCAGCATTACCGCATGGTGGCCAGCCAGGGTCTGGACCTCGGACCCCTGGCCCACGTGCGCATTCCCGAAGCCGATGTGCTGGTGTGGTACGGCGGCTCCCAGGAAGACTGCCTGAAAGGCATCCCACGCATCCGCCGTCTGGGACACAACGATCCCGAAGTGCAGCGCATCCAGACCGAGGTGCTGCAAGACCTGGTGCCCCTCTCCAGACTGCAGGCCGATCTGTGTGTGCCCATCGTGCATGATGGGCAGATGCTGGCTTTTCTGTCTCTGAACAACATGCTGGACAGACACGCCTTCGATCAGGATGCACTGGAAGTGGCCGGGTTGCTGGGCAGCCAGCTTGCCGTGATCGTGCAGGAAGCCCGATTGCGCCAGGAGCTCTCCGAGGCCGCCGCCACCGATCCCCTGACCGGGCTTCCCAACCGCCGCGCCCTGGACAACCTGATTCCGCTGGGCCTCGCCAGCCTCAAACGCAGCGGACAGCCCGCCAGTTTTCTGCTGATGGACCTCAACGGCTTCAAGGCCATCAACGACCATTTCGGGCACAAGTTTGGAGACGACATCCTCAAACAGGTGGGACTGGCCCTCAAAAGCGTGCAGCGCTCCACCGATCTGATTTTCCGGCTGGGCGGAGATGAGTTTCTGGCTTACCTCCCCTCCACCAGTCCCCTGGAAGCCCGGCAGGCTGCAGAACGCTTCCAGACCGCCATCCAGGAACTCAGTTTGCGGGGTTTCCCCCTGGGGGCCAGCATCGGCATGTCCCTGTTCCCGGAAGATGCTGAACTGCTGCAGGATCTGGTCCGTCTGGCCGATGAACGCATGTACGAAGAGAAACAGGCCTATTACGAACTGCGCTCTGGACGAAACCCTTGA
- a CDS encoding bifunctional metallophosphatase/5'-nucleotidase yields MSKISRRNLLKILGLGSAITVTGSAAKAQTSGGLTLVTFLHTNDTHDHLEPTVVTGTGADGKAFSVQYGGVARVKTLIDDLKRRSINPVILDAGDVFTGTLYGQVYKGLADLAYMEAFGTQAQTIGNHEFDNGPGQLADYIKNASFPVVSANIDASGDEKLKGLIKPYTILDTDNGPLGVIGVTTPDTPITSSPGDTVKFLDPYTTVQKAADDLRAQGIKNIVLLSHLGYNIDLELAPRLKGVGVIIGGHTHTPLGKYEGLGLPKSEGPYPTVLQDAAGNTILVVQAWEWAKFYGQLRVAFNEEGVPQTWVGKVYPVTADYKNDIRLSATLRAFQLPLDAFRKTPVGTAAVKLNGDRADVRKRETNLGNFISDAYLWATQKYNTQIALMNGGGIRASIAAGTVTNGDTITVQPFGNTVYVMDLTGKEVWDALENGVSDWANGAGRFLQVGGMRYSFDPTKAVGSRILSAEVKQPDGTFKPLDLNATYHTVTNSFVAAGGDNFTVLKNAKGFRLDTYLTDYVVVNDYFAFVKSANPQVEGRVTIVNEPK; encoded by the coding sequence ATGAGCAAGATTTCACGCCGTAACCTGCTGAAGATCCTGGGTCTGGGAAGCGCCATCACCGTCACGGGCAGTGCAGCCAAAGCACAGACCAGTGGTGGCCTTACGCTGGTCACTTTCCTGCACACCAACGACACCCACGACCACCTGGAGCCCACTGTTGTCACCGGAACCGGTGCAGACGGCAAGGCCTTCAGCGTGCAGTATGGTGGGGTGGCACGGGTCAAGACCCTGATTGATGACCTCAAGCGCCGTTCCATCAACCCTGTGATTCTGGATGCTGGAGACGTGTTCACCGGCACCCTCTACGGTCAGGTGTACAAAGGTCTGGCAGACCTCGCCTACATGGAAGCCTTCGGCACCCAGGCCCAGACCATCGGCAACCACGAGTTCGACAACGGTCCTGGTCAGCTCGCCGATTACATCAAAAACGCCAGTTTCCCAGTGGTTTCTGCCAACATTGATGCCTCGGGTGACGAAAAACTCAAGGGCCTGATCAAGCCCTACACCATCCTGGACACCGACAACGGTCCTCTGGGTGTGATTGGCGTGACCACCCCGGACACCCCCATCACCTCCAGCCCCGGAGACACCGTCAAATTCCTGGACCCCTACACCACCGTGCAGAAAGCCGCCGATGACCTGCGTGCCCAGGGCATCAAGAACATCGTGCTGCTCTCGCACCTTGGGTACAACATCGACCTGGAACTGGCTCCCAGACTCAAAGGCGTGGGCGTGATCATCGGTGGGCACACCCACACCCCCCTCGGCAAATACGAGGGTCTGGGTCTGCCCAAATCTGAAGGTCCTTACCCCACCGTGCTGCAAGACGCAGCAGGCAACACCATCCTGGTGGTTCAGGCATGGGAATGGGCCAAATTCTACGGCCAGTTGCGCGTGGCCTTCAACGAAGAGGGCGTGCCCCAGACCTGGGTGGGCAAAGTCTACCCGGTCACTGCAGACTACAAAAACGACATCCGTCTGTCTGCCACCCTGCGTGCCTTCCAGTTGCCCCTGGATGCCTTCCGCAAAACCCCGGTGGGCACCGCTGCCGTCAAACTGAACGGTGACCGCGCCGATGTGCGCAAGCGCGAAACCAACCTCGGCAACTTCATCAGCGACGCCTACCTGTGGGCCACGCAGAAGTACAACACCCAGATTGCCCTGATGAACGGCGGGGGCATCCGGGCCAGCATCGCCGCCGGAACCGTCACCAACGGAGATACCATCACTGTGCAGCCCTTCGGCAACACCGTTTACGTGATGGACCTGACCGGCAAAGAAGTCTGGGACGCCCTGGAAAACGGGGTCAGCGACTGGGCCAACGGTGCAGGCCGTTTTCTGCAGGTGGGAGGAATGCGCTACAGCTTTGATCCCACCAAAGCCGTCGGAAGCCGCATCCTCAGTGCAGAAGTCAAACAGCCCGACGGCACCTTCAAGCCTCTGGACCTGAATGCCACCTACCACACCGTCACCAACAGCTTTGTGGCCGCAGGCGGCGACAACTTCACTGTGCTGAAGAACGCCAAGGGGTTCCGTCTGGACACCTACCTCACCGATTACGTGGTGGTCAACGACTACTTCGCTTTCGTGAAGTCTGCCAACCCCCAGGTGGAGGGCAGGGTCACCATCGTGAACGAACCCAAGTAA
- a CDS encoding VOC family protein, whose protein sequence is MNILETCLYVHDLLEAENFYCGLLGFELHSRRLPRHVFLKAGNGMLLLFNPEESLRPGTLPTHGVRPGGHVCFEMAQERLDLWEARLELAGFPVTRYNWGGIKGDSLLFHDPSGNLVEMASRSLWGI, encoded by the coding sequence ATGAACATCCTCGAAACCTGCCTGTATGTGCATGACCTGCTGGAGGCAGAAAATTTCTACTGTGGTCTGCTGGGGTTTGAGCTGCATTCCCGTCGCCTGCCCAGGCATGTCTTCCTCAAAGCAGGCAATGGGATGCTGTTGCTGTTCAACCCGGAAGAATCCCTGCGGCCAGGCACCCTGCCCACCCACGGTGTGCGTCCCGGAGGCCACGTGTGTTTCGAGATGGCCCAGGAGCGTCTGGACTTGTGGGAGGCCCGGCTGGAACTGGCAGGATTTCCAGTCACCCGCTACAACTGGGGTGGCATCAAAGGGGATTCCCTGCTGTTCCATGACCCCAGTGGCAACCTGGTGGAAATGGCCTCCCGGAGTTTGTGGGGGATTTGA
- the truA gene encoding tRNA pseudouridine(38-40) synthase TruA: MSDYRPPPEHQRLFLEVQYLGTHFQGWQMQARGERTVQEVLHQAISRFAEAQMPVACGRTDSGVHAENMPIHIDVKNLKLPLHKLVRALNAHLPDDVSVLNAQEAPAGFHARFSCLWRAYRYDLLLSEQRLPLHETRALRVPYVLNLSQMEQAAQLLIGEHDFRAFATQEERQTRRILYDCHLQHTGIHLSIHVRGESFLRHQIRAIIGTLLLVGQHKMSLSDLHHLLQGQDRAEAGPNVKPHGLHFLGAGYPPSGG; this comes from the coding sequence ATGTCCGATTACCGCCCTCCACCTGAACACCAGCGCCTTTTTCTGGAAGTGCAGTACCTGGGCACCCATTTTCAGGGCTGGCAGATGCAGGCCAGGGGGGAACGCACCGTGCAGGAGGTGCTGCATCAGGCCATTTCGCGCTTCGCTGAAGCCCAGATGCCCGTGGCCTGTGGACGCACCGACAGTGGCGTGCACGCAGAGAACATGCCCATTCACATCGACGTGAAAAACCTGAAGCTGCCCCTCCATAAACTGGTCCGCGCACTCAATGCCCACCTGCCCGACGATGTCAGCGTGCTGAACGCACAGGAAGCCCCGGCAGGCTTTCACGCCCGTTTCAGTTGCCTGTGGCGGGCTTACCGTTATGACCTGCTGCTTTCTGAACAGCGCCTGCCCCTTCATGAAACCCGTGCGCTGAGGGTGCCTTATGTTTTAAACTTAAGTCAGATGGAACAGGCCGCCCAGCTCCTGATTGGCGAACATGACTTCCGGGCTTTCGCCACCCAGGAAGAGCGGCAGACCCGGCGCATCCTCTATGACTGCCACCTGCAACACACCGGCATCCATCTTTCGATTCATGTGCGTGGAGAAAGTTTCCTCAGACACCAGATTCGGGCCATCATTGGCACTTTGCTGCTGGTGGGCCAGCACAAGATGTCCCTGTCCGACCTGCACCACCTCTTGCAAGGCCAGGACCGCGCCGAAGCAGGACCCAACGTCAAACCCCACGGCCTGCACTTTCTGGGCGCAGGCTATCCGCCATCCGGTGGCTGA
- a CDS encoding NfeD family protein yields the protein MIFWLCLLIGGALILVSLLFQHDGTLDVGHPDLHDVFSWLNLRAIVFAVAFFGLGGVIASRLGLSMGGQWVFALITGLSVGITTAWLFRYARQQEFSGQVGDLVGRTGKVLIPPAAERPGKVMLTVSGQMTEFHAHSSDVLQVGEPIIVVGMEQGTLNVRRWHQF from the coding sequence ATGATCTTCTGGCTTTGCTTGTTGATTGGAGGAGCATTGATCCTGGTTTCACTGCTGTTCCAGCACGATGGAACGCTGGATGTGGGCCACCCGGATTTGCATGACGTTTTTTCCTGGCTGAACCTCAGGGCCATTGTTTTTGCTGTGGCGTTTTTTGGTCTGGGGGGGGTGATTGCCTCCCGACTGGGTCTCAGCATGGGAGGCCAGTGGGTGTTTGCCCTGATCACAGGTCTCAGTGTGGGGATCACCACCGCTTGGTTGTTCCGTTATGCCAGACAGCAGGAATTCAGCGGTCAGGTGGGGGATCTGGTGGGCAGAACCGGCAAGGTGCTCATTCCCCCGGCGGCAGAACGTCCCGGCAAGGTGATGCTGACGGTTTCAGGCCAGATGACCGAATTCCATGCCCACTCTTCAGACGTGTTGCAGGTGGGAGAACCCATCATTGTGGTGGGGATGGAGCAGGGCACACTGAATGTGCGGCGCTGGCACCAGTTCTGA
- a CDS encoding radical SAM protein has product MKHHLYPHSTTFSPDPQTVLSFDLEGRLISVFLQGTVYKRDLSSGVHVRYQQQGRQREKLSGEEARQFYSKVQDLLLRHQDDFPAELSARLKSVYGPEQLMQEKERFLHVYRPISILPPDQYLAVVLQATEGCTWNKCTFCNFYADRPFKVKTPLEFQAHVQDVKNFLGQGVLLRRSVFLADGNALALGFSRLQDMLKTTREAFPGLPISSFIDVFTGNKHTREEWKALKELGLQRVFIGMESGLDEVLSFINKPGSQQDLQEFVSDLKAAGLQVGLILMVGVGGQEFREPHAQASLDALEQMPLDREDLIYLSPFVEHPGFTYSEKRQSLGLTPMSELEVEAELSRLAKILRSRGLKAARYDIREFLY; this is encoded by the coding sequence ATGAAGCACCACCTGTACCCCCACAGCACCACCTTCAGTCCTGACCCCCAGACGGTGCTGTCTTTCGATCTCGAAGGCCGCCTGATCTCGGTGTTTCTGCAGGGAACAGTGTACAAGCGGGACCTTTCCAGCGGGGTGCATGTGCGGTACCAGCAGCAGGGCAGGCAACGGGAAAAGCTCTCTGGTGAGGAAGCCCGGCAGTTTTACAGCAAGGTGCAGGACCTGCTGTTGCGGCATCAGGATGATTTTCCAGCAGAGCTGTCAGCCAGATTGAAAAGCGTTTACGGCCCGGAACAGTTGATGCAGGAAAAAGAGCGTTTTTTGCATGTGTACCGCCCCATTTCCATTTTGCCCCCCGACCAGTATCTGGCCGTGGTCTTGCAGGCCACCGAGGGATGCACCTGGAACAAATGCACCTTCTGCAATTTCTATGCAGACCGTCCGTTCAAGGTCAAAACCCCTCTGGAGTTTCAGGCGCATGTTCAGGATGTAAAAAATTTTCTGGGACAGGGGGTTTTGCTGCGGCGCAGTGTGTTCCTGGCTGATGGCAATGCCCTGGCCCTGGGGTTCAGCCGCCTTCAGGACATGCTGAAAACCACCCGTGAAGCTTTTCCAGGCTTGCCCATCTCCAGTTTCATCGATGTGTTCACCGGAAACAAACACACCCGCGAAGAATGGAAAGCCCTGAAAGAACTGGGTTTGCAGCGGGTGTTCATCGGGATGGAAAGCGGTCTGGACGAGGTGCTGTCTTTCATCAACAAACCCGGTTCCCAGCAAGACCTGCAAGAATTTGTCTCTGACCTCAAAGCCGCAGGTTTGCAGGTGGGCCTGATTCTGATGGTGGGGGTGGGCGGGCAGGAGTTCCGTGAGCCCCATGCACAGGCCTCCCTGGATGCCCTGGAACAGATGCCCCTGGACCGGGAAGACCTGATTTACCTGTCGCCTTTTGTTGAACACCCTGGTTTCACCTATTCCGAAAAAAGGCAAAGCCTGGGCCTCACCCCCATGTCTGAACTGGAAGTGGAAGCAGAACTGTCCCGTCTGGCAAAAATCCTGCGTTCCAGGGGCCTGAAAGCTGCCCGTTACGACATCCGGGAATTTCTCTATTGA